In one window of Paraflavitalea soli DNA:
- a CDS encoding MutS-related protein: MLLQTDDQTMEDLRLFARREQPGIYDIYNNTFTRGGEAVLEEMFRNPLSDREQIIARSSVIAAFAKLGTTFPFRPVLLDNIEKYLSQSAQHRDGQRGTLGEKEIAAGVMAAIELLHAVRDFVEKGDAVKVEGLSQQRKNMTLLLQDEGLQPVFNEKPGAKLSYAAITAYDILVRVRERKKFIDVLHFIYLVDVYISVATMANKHQFIFPVVHTGPGRVINVQGVFHPALKAPIGNDIRMDGQRSVVFLTGANMAGKSTFLRSLSIAVYIAHMGFPVAAKAMEFSIMDGLYTTINLPDNLGIGASHFYAEVLRVKRIAVELNAGRSIFVVFDELFRGTNVKDAHEGTVEITRAFARKSNSLFIISSHIVEAANTLKQQPTIGFYYLPTRMNGNTPEYTYTLQEGVTDDRHGMIIIRNENILDILAAGKKNG; this comes from the coding sequence ATGTTATTACAAACGGACGATCAAACTATGGAGGACTTACGCCTGTTTGCCAGGCGCGAGCAACCCGGTATCTACGATATTTACAACAACACATTCACGCGCGGCGGCGAAGCGGTGCTGGAAGAAATGTTCCGCAACCCCTTGTCCGACCGGGAGCAGATCATCGCGCGCTCATCCGTCATAGCCGCCTTTGCCAAACTGGGCACTACGTTTCCCTTCCGGCCCGTGTTGCTCGACAACATTGAAAAGTACCTGTCGCAGTCCGCGCAGCACCGCGACGGGCAAAGAGGCACACTGGGAGAAAAAGAGATCGCTGCCGGCGTGATGGCCGCCATCGAATTGTTGCATGCCGTGCGTGACTTTGTAGAAAAAGGCGATGCCGTGAAAGTGGAAGGGCTGTCGCAGCAGCGCAAGAATATGACCTTGTTGTTACAGGACGAGGGGTTGCAGCCGGTGTTCAACGAAAAGCCCGGCGCCAAACTTTCCTATGCAGCTATCACCGCCTACGATATACTGGTGCGGGTGCGCGAGCGGAAGAAGTTCATCGACGTGCTTCACTTCATCTACCTCGTGGATGTGTACATTTCCGTAGCCACCATGGCCAACAAGCACCAGTTCATTTTCCCCGTCGTGCACACCGGTCCCGGGCGCGTAATCAACGTGCAAGGCGTTTTCCATCCTGCTTTGAAAGCACCCATTGGCAATGACATCAGGATGGATGGCCAGCGCTCTGTCGTATTCCTCACCGGCGCCAACATGGCCGGCAAGTCTACCTTCCTGCGCTCGCTCAGCATTGCCGTTTACATTGCGCACATGGGCTTTCCCGTAGCGGCCAAAGCCATGGAGTTCTCCATCATGGACGGTCTTTACACCACCATCAACCTGCCCGACAACCTCGGCATTGGCGCCAGCCATTTCTATGCAGAAGTGCTGCGCGTAAAGAGAATAGCCGTCGAACTGAACGCAGGCCGCTCCATCTTTGTCGTGTTCGATGAACTGTTCAGGGGTACCAATGTAAAAGATGCGCACGAAGGCACCGTGGAGATCACCCGGGCATTTGCCCGGAAAAGCAACAGCCTGTTCATCATTTCCTCCCACATCGTGGAAGCCGCCAATACCCTGAAGCAGCAACCGACGATCGGCTTCTATTACCTGCCCACCCGCATGAACGGCAACACACCGGAGTACACCTACACCTTGCAGGAGGGCGTCACCGACGACCGGCATGGCATGATCATCATTCGCAATGAAAACATCCTCGACATTTTAGCAGCAGGAAAAAAGAACGGTTAA
- a CDS encoding MutS-related protein, which translates to MNFTIDRQSLDELNLMGKFRSGSVYFLFNKVKTRGGEQLLDQLFSTPLTDEEAINQRVAMFRFFRQAGLEFPFDAGQVGLMREYIDAAGSQGRVATHLHVVLKKTLSSLARDGQYKVLIQGLQATIVTLKKCHAFAAMLAQMGGAYGERAKAIQNILETPALMQLIGTDIYKAIPVKTIAAYDHLLKTKANRSIKQVLHFIAEIDVNITVGSVAAEKGFTWAHALPRQANTLSATNLKHPCIDKAIGNDLQMAVDRNVIFLTGANMAGKSTWMKTIGISLYLAHIGFPVAAQSMEFSIREGIYSSINVADNIALGYSHFYAEVVRVKNAAEATSTGKYLLLMFDELFKGTNVKDAYDGTLAVTEAFAEYRNCLFIVSTHIIEVGEALKAKKNIRFTYMPTIMEGSVPQYTYRLQPGITEDRQGMLIIRNEGILELIGH; encoded by the coding sequence ATGAACTTCACCATAGACAGACAATCCCTCGATGAACTGAACCTGATGGGCAAATTCCGCAGCGGATCAGTGTATTTTCTTTTCAATAAAGTAAAGACAAGAGGCGGCGAACAGCTATTGGACCAGTTGTTCAGCACACCCCTGACCGACGAAGAAGCGATCAACCAACGCGTGGCCATGTTCCGGTTCTTCCGGCAGGCCGGCCTGGAGTTTCCCTTCGATGCCGGCCAGGTAGGACTAATGCGGGAATACATCGATGCTGCCGGCAGCCAGGGGCGCGTTGCTACACACCTGCACGTGGTGCTGAAGAAAACATTGTCCAGCCTGGCCCGCGACGGGCAGTACAAAGTATTGATCCAGGGTTTGCAGGCCACCATCGTCACCCTCAAAAAATGCCACGCCTTTGCCGCTATGCTGGCACAAATGGGCGGTGCTTATGGCGAAAGGGCCAAAGCCATTCAGAACATCCTCGAAACGCCGGCCCTCATGCAGTTGATCGGAACAGATATCTACAAAGCGATCCCGGTAAAGACCATCGCTGCTTATGACCACCTGCTGAAAACAAAAGCGAACAGGTCCATCAAACAAGTGCTTCATTTCATTGCCGAGATCGATGTCAACATCACTGTCGGCAGTGTGGCCGCAGAGAAAGGCTTCACCTGGGCGCATGCCCTTCCCCGGCAGGCCAATACGTTGTCGGCCACCAACCTCAAACATCCCTGCATCGACAAAGCCATTGGCAATGACCTGCAGATGGCCGTCGACCGCAACGTCATCTTCCTCACCGGCGCCAACATGGCCGGCAAGTCTACCTGGATGAAGACCATCGGCATCTCCCTGTACCTCGCACACATCGGTTTCCCCGTGGCCGCGCAATCGATGGAGTTCTCTATACGTGAAGGCATTTATTCCAGCATCAACGTGGCCGATAACATTGCGCTGGGCTACAGCCATTTTTATGCGGAAGTGGTGCGCGTAAAGAATGCCGCCGAGGCCACCAGCACCGGCAAATACCTGCTGCTGATGTTCGATGAGTTGTTCAAAGGCACCAATGTAAAAGACGCTTACGATGGCACACTGGCCGTAACAGAAGCCTTTGCGGAATACAGGAACTGCCTGTTCATCGTGTCTACCCACATCATCGAAGTGGGGGAGGCCCTCAAAGCTAAAAAGAACATCCGGTTTACCTACATGCCTACCATCATGGAAGGATCGGTGCCGCAATACACTTACCGGTTGCAGCCCGGCATTACCGAAGACCGGCAGGGTATGTTGATCATCAGGAATGAAGGCATCCTTGAACTGATCGGTCACTAA
- a CDS encoding Gldg family protein yields the protein MKMICKIARAEFRNLFYSPIAWLILLVFYIVSGFRFVDPLVDIARVQEANLETNPTWDGFPTALSIAIFIAPIKSVLEKLYLFIPLLTMGVINREVNAGTMKLLYSSPIRVRDIVLGKYLGLLVFNVMVLAIVAILFATGYCTIIHAEVAWYLAILLGFFLLSAAFIAIGLFISSITQYQVVAGILTFVVFFILENLQEVWQQYDFFRDLTYFLAMTNKAEEMIGGLITTSNVLYFVIIIVMFLAFTLIKLRSTQESKSWKVSFGRYTLVSLVTLTIGYASSRPGYVGYLDLTRDRLNTIHPAMQQVLKELDGSPLTITLYTNLLGKSSPMDGLPRSRNKYIWLYWEKFVQFYPHIRYRFEYYYDVNESNQEIMASFPGKTVDQAAATMAELYDVDVNSFKKPEAIRKLANLQQEDNLGLLMELEYKGRKQFLRTYPDTKIFPEQTHVAGTIRRLVRPANPAIYFTTGHYERSPFRNGEREYGPNTNYKQSRYALLNMGVDVDTVSLARQNIPANTAFLVVADPKSALDTTEQRKIIDYLDKGGNAILYGEPGKQGMLNPLLQTIGVTLDPGTIVIPDKHDLPHTFNTSVTKTGTHMANEEMLFKAVQKDRTGSIYLSGGANISFRPVNGFTIETICDKTPERDGWIENGVYTGDSAAPVFSAAEGDVKRSTFVIGIRLKRTINGKEQRIMVSGDADFMTPRRVYGGDIRNGMFSWMLYNDYPVYTSYPDPIDTKVTIGFDAARALYIVYVYIIPAIVLLGATLLLIRRKRK from the coding sequence ATGAAAATGATCTGTAAAATAGCCAGGGCCGAGTTCAGGAACCTGTTTTATTCGCCCATTGCCTGGCTGATCCTGCTGGTATTCTACATCGTATCCGGGTTCCGGTTTGTAGATCCCCTCGTGGATATAGCGCGGGTACAGGAAGCCAACCTGGAGACCAACCCCACCTGGGATGGATTTCCAACAGCCCTTTCGATCGCCATCTTCATCGCCCCGATAAAAAGCGTGCTGGAAAAACTCTACCTGTTCATCCCGCTGCTCACCATGGGCGTGATCAACCGCGAAGTGAACGCCGGCACCATGAAGCTGCTGTATTCATCGCCCATCCGTGTGCGCGACATCGTGCTGGGCAAATACCTTGGCCTGCTCGTCTTCAATGTCATGGTGCTTGCCATCGTAGCCATCCTCTTTGCTACCGGGTACTGCACCATCATCCATGCCGAAGTGGCCTGGTACCTCGCCATCCTGCTGGGGTTCTTTTTACTGTCTGCCGCGTTCATCGCCATCGGGCTGTTCATCTCCAGCATAACGCAGTACCAGGTAGTGGCCGGCATCCTCACCTTCGTGGTATTTTTTATCCTCGAGAACCTGCAGGAAGTATGGCAACAGTATGATTTCTTTCGCGACCTCACCTACTTCCTCGCCATGACCAACAAGGCCGAAGAGATGATCGGCGGGCTGATCACCACCAGCAATGTGCTGTACTTTGTGATCATCATTGTGATGTTCCTGGCTTTTACCCTCATCAAACTGCGGAGCACGCAGGAGTCGAAATCCTGGAAAGTATCCTTCGGGCGCTACACACTGGTGAGCCTGGTGACGCTGACCATCGGTTATGCGTCCTCGCGTCCCGGTTATGTGGGTTACCTCGACCTGACGCGCGACCGGCTGAACACCATTCATCCTGCCATGCAGCAGGTGTTGAAAGAGCTGGACGGTTCGCCGCTGACCATTACCCTGTACACGAACCTGCTTGGCAAATCATCGCCCATGGATGGCCTCCCGCGCAGTCGCAACAAATACATCTGGCTATACTGGGAAAAGTTTGTGCAGTTCTACCCGCATATCCGGTACCGGTTCGAGTATTATTACGACGTCAACGAATCGAACCAGGAGATCATGGCCTCTTTCCCCGGTAAAACGGTAGACCAGGCAGCCGCCACCATGGCGGAACTGTACGATGTGGACGTCAACAGTTTTAAAAAACCGGAAGCAATCAGGAAGCTCGCCAACCTGCAACAGGAAGACAACCTCGGCCTGCTGATGGAACTGGAGTACAAAGGCCGGAAACAATTCCTGCGCACCTACCCCGACACTAAGATATTCCCCGAGCAAACGCACGTAGCGGGCACCATCAGACGGCTGGTACGGCCGGCCAACCCGGCCATCTATTTCACCACCGGGCATTATGAACGCAGCCCGTTCAGGAATGGTGAGCGCGAGTATGGGCCCAACACCAATTACAAACAAAGCAGGTATGCCCTGCTCAATATGGGTGTTGATGTGGACACCGTTTCCCTGGCGCGGCAAAACATCCCGGCCAATACAGCCTTCCTCGTAGTAGCTGATCCGAAATCGGCGCTGGACACCACAGAGCAGCGGAAGATCATCGACTACCTCGACAAAGGCGGCAATGCCATCTTATACGGTGAACCCGGCAAGCAGGGCATGCTCAACCCACTGTTGCAAACGATCGGCGTCACCCTCGACCCCGGCACCATCGTCATTCCTGACAAACACGACCTGCCCCATACGTTCAATACCAGCGTTACGAAGACCGGCACCCATATGGCCAACGAAGAAATGCTGTTCAAAGCGGTGCAGAAAGACAGGACAGGCAGCATCTACCTCTCCGGTGGCGCCAACATCAGTTTCCGGCCGGTAAACGGATTTACCATCGAAACGATCTGCGACAAAACACCGGAACGCGATGGATGGATCGAGAACGGCGTGTACACCGGCGATTCGGCCGCCCCTGTTTTTTCAGCCGCAGAAGGTGACGTGAAGCGATCCACGTTTGTGATCGGTATCCGGTTGAAACGGACCATCAACGGCAAAGAACAAAGGATCATGGTGTCCGGCGACGCCGACTTCATGACGCCGAGGCGCGTCTATGGCGGAGACATCCGCAATGGCATGTTCAGTTGGATGCTGTACAACGACTATCCCGTTTATACCAGCTACCCGGACCCCATTGATACCAAAGTGACAATAGGCTTTGATGCAGCGCGCGCGCTGTATATAGTGTATGTCTACATCATACCGGCCATTGTTCTGTTGGGGGCCACCTTATTATTGATCAGGCGAAAAAGAAAATAA
- a CDS encoding TlpA disulfide reductase family protein: MKKVFFQLLALFPLCAAAQQHYEIKGKVGNYNDPVKVYLAYRIDGNLVLDSARMEQGSFQFKGQVPSTLVAALVLDRASVGITNISNLTADMAQFYLGNESITVTSADSMKNITISGSRIKDSVIAAQKLAAQKLAEEMKNFEPGKMAPLFAQPDSSGKMINLSAFRGKVVLVDFWASWCMPCRQENPHLVRAYEKFKQKGFEIFSISVDDAARRADWLNAVRTDNMQWTNVNDLKGGDKNEAALLYHVQTIPQSYLLDRDGKILAVNLRGEDLDKKLEELFSNH, translated from the coding sequence ATGAAAAAAGTATTCTTTCAATTACTCGCATTATTCCCTTTGTGTGCGGCAGCGCAGCAGCACTACGAGATCAAAGGAAAAGTAGGCAACTACAACGATCCTGTTAAGGTATACCTCGCTTACAGGATCGACGGCAACCTGGTGCTCGATTCGGCCCGCATGGAACAGGGATCCTTTCAATTTAAAGGCCAGGTGCCTTCCACCCTGGTAGCAGCACTTGTTTTAGACAGGGCATCCGTCGGTATCACGAACATCAGTAATCTTACTGCCGACATGGCGCAGTTTTATCTCGGTAATGAAAGTATTACCGTTACCAGTGCCGATTCCATGAAAAACATTACCATATCCGGCTCCCGCATCAAGGATTCTGTCATAGCAGCGCAAAAACTGGCGGCACAAAAACTGGCTGAGGAAATGAAAAACTTTGAACCGGGCAAAATGGCCCCTTTGTTCGCCCAGCCCGATTCCAGCGGCAAAATGATCAACCTGTCTGCCTTCCGTGGGAAAGTAGTGCTGGTGGATTTCTGGGCAAGTTGGTGCATGCCTTGCCGCCAGGAAAATCCCCACCTTGTAAGAGCTTACGAAAAGTTCAAACAAAAAGGATTCGAGATATTCAGCATATCGGTAGACGATGCCGCACGCAGAGCAGACTGGCTGAACGCCGTCCGGACAGACAATATGCAGTGGACGAATGTCAATGACCTGAAAGGAGGTGATAAAAATGAGGCGGCCCTGTTGTACCACGTACAAACCATTCCACAAAGTTACCTGCTCGATCGCGACGGGAAAATACTGGCCGTCAACCTGCGGGGCGAAGACCTGGATAAAAAATTGGAGGAACTGTTTTCCAACCACTAA
- a CDS encoding S1 family peptidase: MKKYGLLASLYLIAQSSLFAQEPAYINYNAALGGALTSFVQKADTALWSASLASLQKSARTVQEEAPVGLPLEKKGTTKKAFTDEALYANRKSGVVVIGNLRKGTAGNNINFEVKGTGFFITKEGHCVTNFHVVQELLQSTPPTDGLVYFVITEDRKVYAINGLLAYSKNNDLAVLSINGGGQGFNAIPLGQPAVVGAPVYCISHPAGEFYYFSKGMVARNLIRDSTALGVTYSASGKTPIRMEVTADYGGGSSGGPLIDQYGNLVGIVATTSTIYLNEQLPQGVRQHPQMVIKDAVPVKALTGLLQ, encoded by the coding sequence ATGAAAAAATACGGATTGTTGGCAAGCCTGTACCTGATTGCACAAAGTAGTCTTTTCGCGCAGGAACCAGCCTATATCAATTACAATGCTGCCCTCGGTGGCGCCCTGACCTCCTTCGTACAAAAAGCAGATACCGCTTTGTGGAGCGCCTCACTCGCTTCCCTGCAAAAGAGCGCCCGGACGGTACAGGAAGAAGCGCCGGTGGGACTGCCGCTGGAGAAAAAAGGCACTACCAAAAAAGCGTTTACCGACGAAGCCCTGTATGCCAACCGGAAAAGTGGAGTAGTGGTCATCGGCAATCTCCGCAAGGGTACCGCAGGCAACAACATCAACTTCGAAGTAAAAGGAACTGGTTTTTTCATCACCAAAGAAGGACACTGCGTTACCAACTTTCACGTGGTGCAGGAGCTGTTGCAAAGCACTCCTCCCACGGATGGGCTGGTGTACTTTGTGATCACCGAAGATAGGAAGGTCTATGCGATCAACGGTCTGCTGGCGTATTCAAAGAACAACGACCTGGCAGTGCTCAGCATCAACGGCGGCGGGCAAGGGTTCAATGCCATTCCGCTCGGTCAACCGGCCGTGGTGGGTGCGCCGGTATACTGTATCTCGCACCCTGCCGGGGAATTTTATTATTTCAGCAAAGGAATGGTGGCCCGCAACTTAATTCGTGACAGTACTGCCTTGGGTGTTACGTACAGCGCCAGCGGCAAAACACCCATCCGGATGGAAGTCACTGCCGATTACGGCGGCGGCTCCAGCGGTGGTCCCCTCATCGATCAATACGGCAACCTGGTGGGCATCGTGGCCACCACCAGTACCATTTACCTGAATGAACAACTGCCGCAGGGAGTACGCCAACATCCGCAAATGGTGATAAAGGATGCGGTACCAGTGAAAGCATTGACAGGCTTGTTGCAATAA
- a CDS encoding sterol desaturase family protein, translating into MTAMLGGFATILIITLLRYFLIAGLVFLVVYQWLPAVLHRSKIQQRTAARKDFIREIAHSVSSSILIAIAVVIALSGSIRPFTHIYAGINDYPLWWIPVSLLLSLVVHDTYFYWMHRLLHHKRLFKITHVVHHQSTNPSPWAAYSFHFIEAFLEGAVVIVLVFVLPVHAVTLMLFALTSFVINVYGHLGYEIMPEGFRRSVLFEVLNTSTYHNLHHSKFKGNYGLYFRIWDRWMGTENPEYVKEYDKIQQRRFGR; encoded by the coding sequence ATGACAGCTATGCTCGGCGGCTTTGCCACCATCCTCATCATTACATTGCTGCGCTATTTTTTGATCGCAGGCCTGGTATTCCTGGTCGTTTACCAGTGGCTGCCTGCCGTGCTGCACCGCAGTAAGATCCAGCAGCGCACCGCTGCCCGGAAGGATTTCATCCGGGAGATCGCCCATTCCGTGTCTTCCAGTATCCTGATAGCGATCGCCGTCGTCATCGCCTTGTCTGGCAGCATACGGCCTTTCACCCACATCTACGCCGGCATCAACGATTACCCGTTGTGGTGGATACCCGTGTCCTTGTTGCTTTCACTCGTTGTACACGATACTTATTTTTACTGGATGCACCGCCTACTACACCACAAGCGGCTATTTAAGATCACCCATGTCGTGCACCACCAGTCCACCAATCCATCGCCCTGGGCAGCGTATTCCTTTCATTTTATCGAAGCGTTCCTGGAAGGGGCCGTCGTGATCGTGCTGGTGTTTGTGTTGCCGGTCCATGCCGTCACCCTCATGCTTTTTGCCCTCACGTCTTTCGTGATCAATGTATACGGACACCTCGGCTATGAGATCATGCCCGAAGGGTTCAGGCGATCAGTCCTGTTCGAAGTATTGAACACTTCCACGTACCACAACCTGCACCATTCAAAGTTCAAAGGAAATTATGGGCTGTACTTCCGGATCTGGGACAGGTGGATGGGCACCGAAAACCCTGAATATGTAAAAGAGTATGATAAGATACAACAGCGAAGATTTGGGCGCTGA
- the ppsA gene encoding phosphoenolpyruvate synthase → MVKSINMNPWILGFQDIDKTTAHLVGGKGANLGELASLEGVPVPDGFCISTEAFKRVIGETPQVIGLLDQLSLLMAEDPVKIAALSGKIRSAIEAIAIPRDIREEITRFLNRLGNQDAYAVRSSATAEDLPTASFAGQQNTYLNIVGKEAILQHISKCWASLFTDRAVVYRIQNGFDHRKVYLSVVVQKMVFPQTAGIMFTADPLTGNRKITSIDASFGLGEALVSGLVNADNYKVRNGKLIDKKIAAKKLAIYASPQGGTKEQEMGPAQQTSQALTDVQALELERLGRKIEAHFGHPQDIEWCLVDNTFYIVQSRPITTLFPVPSANDQENHVYVSVGHQQMMTDPLKPLGLSFWLSSARAPMYTAAGRLFVDVAPLLASPASRKAVIETTLGKSDPLIKDALLTIIEREGFIRSNPDHHGTPAPGKTNAALPPYSPIENDPAIVADLIHRREASIEALKQKLQAKSGLEAVDGILEDLQESKTQLFDPGNMGAIMASIEAAGWINEKMNEWLGEKNPADTLAQSVPNNITSEMGLALLDVADVIRPYPEVIAYLQQVKEEHFLQELLKFRGGKETRDAINTFLNTYGVRCAGEIDITKTRWSEKPAILLPLILSNIKNFEPGASKRKFQQGLQEAAKKEQELLHRLRQLPDGEQKATETKKQIELLRNFAGYREYPKYSMIKRYFVYKQALLKEAQQLVQANIIHEKEDLYYLFLEELREVIHTQKLDYQVIDQRKEQYKLFEKLTPPRVITSEGEIIAGRYKREDLPAGAIVGLAVSSGTIEGRARVILNMEEADLDPGDILVTPFTDPSWTPLFVSIKGLVTEVGGLMTHGAVIAREYGLPAVVGVEHATSLIKDGQRIRVNGTDGYIEIL, encoded by the coding sequence ATGGTTAAAAGTATCAACATGAATCCATGGATATTGGGTTTTCAGGATATTGACAAGACTACTGCTCATCTGGTGGGAGGTAAAGGCGCCAACCTCGGCGAGCTTGCCAGCCTGGAAGGAGTGCCCGTACCCGATGGATTTTGTATTTCAACAGAAGCTTTTAAAAGGGTCATAGGAGAAACGCCACAAGTCATCGGATTACTTGATCAGCTATCCCTGCTAATGGCAGAGGACCCCGTGAAGATTGCTGCCTTGAGTGGTAAGATCCGCAGCGCCATCGAAGCGATTGCTATTCCCCGGGACATCCGGGAAGAGATCACCCGTTTCCTCAACAGGTTGGGTAATCAGGATGCTTATGCCGTACGGTCCAGCGCTACCGCCGAAGACCTGCCAACAGCCTCATTTGCAGGCCAGCAGAACACTTATCTGAACATTGTCGGAAAGGAAGCTATTCTTCAGCATATCAGCAAATGCTGGGCCTCCCTGTTTACCGACAGGGCTGTGGTCTACCGCATCCAAAATGGCTTTGATCACCGAAAAGTGTACCTCTCAGTTGTTGTCCAAAAAATGGTCTTTCCCCAAACGGCAGGTATTATGTTCACCGCCGACCCCCTCACCGGTAACCGGAAAATAACATCCATTGACGCCAGCTTCGGATTAGGGGAAGCCCTCGTCTCCGGCCTGGTAAATGCCGATAACTATAAGGTGCGGAACGGTAAGCTGATCGATAAGAAGATAGCCGCCAAAAAACTGGCTATTTATGCCTCACCGCAAGGAGGCACAAAAGAACAGGAGATGGGCCCCGCACAGCAAACCAGCCAGGCGCTCACCGATGTGCAAGCCCTGGAGCTTGAACGCCTGGGAAGAAAGATCGAAGCCCATTTCGGCCATCCCCAGGATATTGAATGGTGCCTGGTGGATAATACATTTTATATCGTTCAGAGCCGCCCCATCACCACCTTATTCCCCGTCCCGTCAGCCAATGACCAGGAAAACCATGTATATGTATCTGTCGGGCATCAACAAATGATGACCGATCCTTTAAAACCATTGGGCTTGTCTTTCTGGCTCTCATCCGCCCGTGCCCCCATGTATACTGCTGCCGGCAGGTTGTTTGTTGATGTGGCGCCCTTACTGGCTTCACCTGCCAGCAGGAAGGCCGTCATTGAGACCACCCTGGGCAAATCCGATCCGCTTATAAAAGATGCCCTGCTGACCATCATAGAGCGGGAAGGTTTTATAAGATCCAACCCGGATCATCACGGAACACCTGCTCCTGGCAAGACCAATGCGGCCCTTCCTCCTTATTCGCCCATAGAGAATGATCCCGCAATAGTCGCAGACCTCATCCATCGTAGAGAAGCATCCATCGAGGCATTAAAACAAAAGCTCCAGGCAAAGTCAGGACTGGAGGCAGTTGATGGTATCCTGGAAGATCTTCAAGAGTCAAAGACCCAACTATTTGATCCAGGAAATATGGGAGCCATCATGGCATCAATTGAAGCAGCAGGATGGATCAATGAAAAAATGAACGAATGGCTGGGTGAGAAGAACCCCGCTGATACCCTTGCCCAATCCGTGCCCAACAACATCACTTCCGAAATGGGGCTGGCCCTGCTGGATGTAGCAGACGTGATCCGTCCTTACCCCGAAGTAATAGCTTATTTGCAACAGGTAAAAGAAGAACACTTCCTGCAAGAGTTACTTAAGTTCCGGGGAGGAAAGGAAACCCGCGACGCGATCAATACTTTTCTCAACACCTACGGTGTGCGTTGTGCCGGAGAGATCGATATTACAAAGACCCGCTGGAGCGAAAAACCAGCCATCCTGCTTCCCCTGATCCTTAGCAATATCAAAAACTTTGAACCAGGCGCCAGCAAGCGTAAATTTCAACAGGGTCTGCAGGAGGCCGCGAAAAAAGAACAGGAGTTATTGCACCGTCTCAGGCAACTACCGGATGGTGAACAGAAAGCCACCGAAACAAAAAAGCAGATCGAACTCCTCAGGAATTTTGCCGGCTACCGGGAATATCCCAAATACAGCATGATCAAACGCTACTTTGTGTATAAGCAGGCCCTGCTAAAGGAGGCTCAACAACTCGTGCAAGCCAATATTATTCACGAAAAAGAAGACCTGTACTACCTCTTCCTGGAAGAATTGCGCGAGGTCATACACACCCAAAAATTAGACTACCAGGTCATTGACCAACGAAAAGAGCAATACAAATTATTTGAGAAACTAACACCGCCACGCGTGATCACCTCCGAAGGCGAGATCATTGCAGGCAGGTACAAACGCGAAGACCTCCCCGCCGGCGCTATCGTAGGCCTGGCAGTTTCTTCCGGTACCATAGAAGGACGCGCCCGCGTGATACTAAACATGGAAGAGGCCGACCTGGATCCCGGAGATATATTGGTCACTCCTTTTACCGATCCTAGCTGGACACCTTTGTTTGTATCCATAAAAGGCCTGGTCACTGAAGTAGGTGGATTGATGACCCATGGGGCTGTCATCGCCCGTGAATACGGCTTACCCGCCGTAGTAGGCGTGGAGCACGCTACCAGCCTCATCAAAGATGGGCAGCGCATCCGGGTCAACGGAACAGACGGGTATATAGAAATATTATAA